One Electrophorus electricus isolate fEleEle1 chromosome 10, fEleEle1.pri, whole genome shotgun sequence genomic region harbors:
- the cremb gene encoding cAMP responsive element modulator b produces MSTSGAPQASATIVQYSAQSGGGTQQYYVPASKMVVQAATGLPQSVVMASTPASLQSPQQLAEEVSRKRELRLMKNREAARECRRKKKEYVKCLENRVAVLENQNKTLIEELKALKDLYCHKIE; encoded by the exons ATGTCCACTTCAGGAGCCCCACAGGCTAGTGCTACAATTGTTCAATACTCTGCTCAATCTGGAGGTGGGACTCAGCAATACTATGTGCCTGCCAGCAAGATGGTAGTCCAAG CTGCTACAGGTCTCCCACAGAGTGTAGTGATGGCCAGCACTCCAGCCTCCTTGCAAAGCCCTCAGCAGCTAGCTGAGGAGGTGTCACGTAAGAGGGAGCTCCGGCTGATGAAGAACAG GGAAGCTGCCCGGGAATGCCGTCGGAAGAAGAAAGAGTATGTCAAATGTCTTGAAAATCGGGTCGCTGTGCttgaaaatcaaaacaagacTCTCATCGAAGAACTCAAGGCCCTAAAAGACCTTTACTGTCACAAAATTGAATAG